A region of Anguilla rostrata isolate EN2019 chromosome 10, ASM1855537v3, whole genome shotgun sequence DNA encodes the following proteins:
- the LOC135233184 gene encoding protein kish-A gives MSAIFNFQSLLTVILLLICTCAYLRSLAPSLLDKNKTGVLGIFWKCARIGERKSPYVACCCIIMAFSILFA, from the exons ATG TCTGCCATTTTCAACTTCCAGAGCCTGCTGACGGTCATCCTGCTCCTCATCTGCACGTGCGCCTACCTCCGATCCCTGGCCCCCAGCCTGCTGGACAAGAACAAGACGGG agtTCTGGGGATTTTCTGGAAATGTGCCAGAATAG GTGAAAGGAAAAGCCCATATGTGGCCTGCTGCTGCATCATCATGGCGTTCAGCATCTTGTTCGCGTAG